The following is a genomic window from Geoalkalibacter halelectricus.
TGAACAAGCGCCAGCTCTGGATTCCTCCCGGTTTTGCCCATGGCTTTTTGGTGCTCTCCGAAGCGGCGGAATTTCTCTACAAAACCACCGATTACTACGCGCCTGAGCATGAGCGCACCCTGCGCTGGGATGATCCTCAACTGGCCATCGACTGGCCCCTGGACGGCGCGCCGCTGCTTTCGGCCAAGGACAGCCAGGGCCTGGAATTGGCCGCGGCGCCCGTGTATACCGAACCTCTTTCAGGGCAGGAATGAAATCAAGATGAAAAGTATGACCGGCTATGGCAAGGGACAGGCACGTGTCGGCGGCCTGGCGCTGACCGCGGAAATCAAAACCGTCAATCACCGCTTCGGCGACATCAACATCAAGGCACCGCGCTTTTTGCTGTCCTTTGACAACGAGATCAAAAAGCGGGTGGGTGAACGCCTGCGGCGCGGCAAGATCGATGTCTATATTTCTCAGGAGGTTTCCGAATCCCTGACCACGGTGCCGGTGCTCAATCGGCCCTTGGCCGAATCCTATATGGATCTGTTTCGGAAGATGGAAGCCTGGTTTGATCTGCGCGACGGTGTGCCGCTGTCCCTGCTCGCCCAGCAGCGTGACGTGATTCTGATGCAAGAGGCGGCGCCCGATCCCGAGGGGTCCTCGCAGTGCCTCTTCGCGGCTCTGGACCAGGCGCTTGCTGAGGTGGAGCGCATGCGCGCGGTGGAAGGCCAGGCCACGCGCGAGGATATGGAGACGCGCTTGCGTCTGGTGGAGCAGCTTCTCGAACAGATCAAGGAGCGCGCGCCGCTGGTGGTCGAGGAATGGCGGCAGAAGCTGCATCAGCGCCTGGAGCGCCTCAGCGGCGAATTGGAGGTCGACCCCCAGCGCGTGGCGCAGGAGGTGGCGTTGTTTGCCGACCGCTGCGACATCAGCGAGGAGGTTGCACGGTTTGCCAGTCATCTCAACCAGTTCCGCGATCTGCTGGGCAAGGATGAACCCGTCGGTCGCCAACTCGACTTTCTCGCCCAGGAACTCAACCGCGAAACCAACACCATGGGTTCCAAATCCAACGACGCCGAACTGACCCGTATGGTGGTTCAAGTCAAGGCCGAGTTGGAGAAGATCAGGGAGCAGGTGCAAAATGTCGAATGAGTCGAAGCGCCCGGCGCGGGGCTGCCTGTTTATCGTCTCGGCCCCCTCGGGAGCGGGAAAAACGACCCTGTGTCGGCGGCTCATTGACATTTCACCCAATCTGCGGCACTCTGTCTCATTTACGACCCGCCCCATGCGGGCTGGGGAACGCGAAGGCGTCGATTACTTTTTCGTCGACGCGGAGAAGTTTTCCCGCATGATCGCCGCGGGTGCCTTCGCCGAATGGGCCGAGGTTCACGGCAATCGCTACGGCACGGCCATCAACACCCTTGAGCAGTGGCTTGAGAGCGGCTACGACGTTCTTCTGGATATCGACATTCAGGGGGCCGGACAGCTTAGGGCAAACCTCGCGGCGGGAGAAGGAGTGTTTGTCTTCATTCTGCCCCCCGATCTGGCTGAGCTGCGGCGGCGCCTGGAAGGTCGTGGAACGGATGCTCCCGAGGTGATCGAGCGACGCATCGCCAACGCCCAAGGTGAAATTCAAGCTTCGAGCGGGTATGATTATGTTGTCGTCAACGATGATTTCGAGACGGCCCTGAACGAGCTGAAATCCATCATCATCGCCGAAAGATGCCGCGCCACGCGGGTATTGCCCGCCCTGGCGGACAGTTTTTCCATTCACGTCTAAAAAGATTTCGAGGAGACTTCACGAGATGGCACGCGTTACCGTTGAGGATTGCCTGGTACAGATTCCAAACCGTTTTCTTTTGACCATGGTTGCGGCCAAGCGCGCCAAGCAGCTCTACAAGGGTGGGGCCCCCCTGACCGAGAACAAGCAGAACAACAAAAAAATCGTTCTGGCTCTGCGTGAGATCGCGGCGGGCAAGATTGAATATGAGCTGCCGGGTCGCAAGAAGTAATCAATAACAACCTATTTTCTGGTTGCCGCCTCGGATGCCCGGGGCGGCGGACGCCAAACCGGCGGGCGGCACAAAGCCGGCTGCCTTTTTTCGGTTTCATCGCATCGTCTGACGCCGGTGCTGAGTTTCGGATGATACATGGTTCGTCTGGACGACATTCTTGAAAAGATTCTCTCCTATAATCCCAGCGCCGATCTCGACGCGGTTCGCAAGGCCTACGTCTTCAGTGCCAAGGTCCATCAGGGCCAGACCCGCCTCTCGGGCGAGCCCTATTTGACCCATCCCATGGAAGTCGCGTTCATTCTCGCCCAGTTGCGCATGGATGTCGCTACGGTGGTCACCGGCCTGCTGCACGACACCATCGAGGATACCCTGACCACCCTGGATGAAATCCGTACCATTTTCGGCAATGAGGTCGCGACGCTGGTTGATGGGGTCACCAAGATCAGCAAGATGTTTCTGCGCTCCAGCGAGGAACGTCAGGCGGAAAATTTTCGCAAGATGCTCATCGCCATGGCGCGTGATATCCGGGTGATCCTGGTCAAGCTGGCCGATCGCCTGCATAACATGCGCACTCTGGGCTTTCAGGCGCCGGAGCGGCAACTGCGCATCGCCCGCGAAACTCTCGATATCTATGCGCCCCTCGCCAATCGCCTGGGTATCAGCTGGATCAAGAGCGAGCTGGAGGATCTGTCCTTCAAGCACCTTGAACCAGCGGGCTACAACGAACTCGCGGGAAAGGTGGCCCGGCGCGTCAAGGAACGCGAGGCCTACGTCGATCAGGTCAAGGACAAAATTCGCGTCAAGCTCGAAGAACATGGGATTCGCGGCGAGGTGTCGGGTCGCTCCAAGCACCTGTACTCCGTGTATCGCAAAATGGAGCGGCAGGGCATTGATTTCGAGCAGGTCTACGATCTGATCGCCTTTCGCGTGCTGGTCGATTCGGTGCGCGAATGCTATGAGGTCCTGGGCATCGTTCATTCGACCTGGAAGCCGATTCCCGGCCGCTTCAAGGACTACATCGCCATGCCCAAGGCGAATATGTACCAGTCGCTGCACACCACCGTCATCGGGCCATTCAATGAACGCATCGAGGTACAGATCCGCACCTGGGACATGCATCGCATCGCCGAGGAGGGCATCGCCGCCCATTGGAAGTACAAGGAGGGCAAGGGCGCCTCGACCCAGGAGCGTGAGGAGCGCGGCTTCGGCTGGTTGCGCCAGTTGCTTGAGTGGCAGCAGGAACTCAAGGACTCGCGCGAGTTTATGGACACGGTCAAGATCGACCTGTTTCCCGAGGAGGTATTTGTCTTTACCCCCAAGGGCGAGGTCAAGGAGCTGCCCAAGGGTTCGACTCCGGTGGATTTTGCCTACAGTGTGCACACCGACGTCGGCCACACCTGTGTCGGCGCGCGTGTCAACGGGCGGCTGGTGCCGCTCAAGACCGAGCTGCGCAATGGCGACGTCATCGAGGTCATGACCGCACCCAATCACACTCCGAGCAAGGATTGGCTCAAGTTCGTCCGCACCTCCAAGGCGCGCAACAAGATCCGGCAATGGATCAAGTCGGAGCAGCGCGAAAAGAGCATCGGCATAGGGCGTGATTTGCTCGAAAAAGAATTGCGCAAGTACGGCATGAGTTTCAACCGCGCCGTCGCCTCCCCGGATATGGCGCGCGGCATCAAGGAACTAGGCTTCGATCAGGTCGAGGATGTGCTCGCCGCCATTGGCTACGGCAAGCTCTCGGCGGGGCAGGTCACGGCGCGGGTGGTGCCGCAGGAAAGACTGCGCGGCGCCGAGGAGCAAAAGCCCAGTCGCCTCGGCCAGGTAATCGACAAGATCCGCAAGAAGCCCTCCAGTGCCATCAAGATTCAAGGCATTGAGGATATCATGGTGCGCTTTGCCAAGTGTTGCGGTCCGCTGCCCGGTGATGCGGTGGTGGGTTTCATCACCCGGGGACGCGGCGTGACCGTGCACACCGCGGACTGTCCCCATGTGCTGGAGGCCGACCCCGAGCGGCGCGTCGATATCGAATGGGATCTGAAGAAAAAGGCCTCGCGGCCCGTCAAGATGCGTGTTTACTGCGTGGACCAGAAGGGCATGCTGGCCGGCATTACCGGCGCCATCACCAATTCCGAGGCCAACATCATCAGCGCCAGCGTACATTCCAGCGTCGACGGCAAAGGGATCAACAACTTCGTGGTCGATGTGCAAAACCTCGAACACTTCAACAAAGTGGTTAACGCCTTGCTCAAGGTCAAAGGGGTCTACAAGGTCGAGCGCCTGCGGGGTTAGCCCGCATTATCCACGAGGGTTTGCAGTGAAGAAGCCGTTATGATTTCTGAAAGAAGCAGGCGGGCATGGGGTCGCAACCCCCATGACAAGGGGCGCTTTTCGCCGTCCATGGCCGCTTGACTGGCGCCATCCCTGGCGCCAGACACCCTCGCCATGGGGGCTGCGACCCCATACCCGGTTGAATACATACGCTGAAAGGATGGATGCTCATGGCGATAATAAAGATTGAGACCGATCAGGCGCCGGCCGCCATCGGCCCCTATTCTCAGGGGATTCGGGCCGGTGATTTCGTGTTTTTCTCGGGACAGATTCCCCTGGATGCGCAAAGCGGGGAAATGGTCGCGGGCGGGATTCGTGAGCAGACCGAGCAGGTCATGGCCAATATGAAAGCGGCCCTTGCCGCCGCCGGCCTGGGTTTTTCCGATGTGGTCAAAACCACCATTTATCTGACCGACCTCGGCCAGTTCGCCCTGGTCAACGAAATCTACGGGCGCTTTTTCACCGATCCGTCCCCGGCGCGGGCGACAGTCCAGGTGGCGGCGCTGCCCCGGGGGGCGGCGGTGGAAATTGAATGGGTGGCTTATTGCGGAGTTTAGCCCGCATTATTCATGAGGGCTTCTGCTGCAACCGTCCATTGCGCGCCATCTCAAGCCGTGCTCGCTCCTTGCGCTTCGACGTACTGCAAGTACGTCAGTAGGGCAACTCACTGTGCTTGGCTTGACCTGACGAGCACTGGTCGGTTTCGCGACAAAGCCTCATGAATAATGCGGGCTAGCAAAAAAAGGCCGCTTCCATCGGGAAGCGGCCTTTTTTTACGATGGTGCCGAGAAAACCTTAAATGGCCTTGGTTATCGCGCCCGAGCGGATGCAGCGAGTGCAGACCTTGACCGAGCGGACGGTGCCGCCGCGCACGGCCTTGACTTTCTGCAGGTTGGGATACCAAACTTTCTTGGTTTTGTTATGGGCATGACTGACGTTGTTGCCAGTCGAAGGCTTCTTTCCGCAAATTTCACAAATCTTCGCCATGGGACCAGACCTCCTGAAAATTTAGAACGCCAGTAATTAGCATGGAATTTAAAGAAAGGCAAGAGATTTATCGGAGTTTTTTCCGCAATTCTCAGGTTTGGATGGCGTCGAGATCCTCTTCGCTGAAGACCTCGATGCCGCTGCGTTGCAGCAGGGCGGCCGCCACCCCCAACCCGGTGATTTTCTCCTCGCCGCAGTAGACCTCATGCACGCCGCAGGAGGGACTGCGTTCCTTGAGCAGGGCCTGGCGGCAGCCGCACAGGCGGGCGATTTTCAGGGTTTCCCGCGCTCCGCGTAAAAACACGGCGGTGCGCTCGTCGCCGTGCTCGCTGACCACCTGGGCGCTGCCCTCCAGAACCTCGTGACCCGCCCCGGCCTGGAAAAAGGTGCGCGAGCGCGGCGTCGGCAGACCCGCCAGTTGTTCTGGACAAACGGGAACGGGAATCCTCTGGTGGCGGCTTAGCCAGTCTTGAACGCCGGGGTGGTTCTTGCTGGCGCCGTCGTAGCGGGTTTGCAGGCCGAGCAGGCAGGCGCTGACGAGAATGGGTTGCGACATGCGCGAACTCTAGCCGGGCAGGGCAGGGTTGACGAGGGCTGTTTCGGGCGGATCGGCCTTGGGAGCGATCCGCACCCGCCGTCCTTCGACGCGCAGCCGGCCTTCGGCGAACAGTTGGACGGCGCGCGGATAGATGCGGTGTTCTTCCGCAAGGATGCGGGCCGCAAGGCTTTGCTCGCTGTCATCCTCAAGAATCGGCACCACCGCCTGAATGATGATGGGGCCGGTATCCAGCCCGCCGTCGACGAAATGTACCGTGCAGCCGGAAAAGCGCGCCCCGTATTCGAGGGCTTGGCGCTGCACGTTGAGGCCTGGAAATGCGGGGAGCAGGGAAGGGTGGATGTTCATGATGCGCTGTGGGAAGGCTTCCAGGAAAACCTTGGAAAGCAGCCGCATGAAGCCGGCCAGCACAACCAGTTCCACCCCGGCCTCGCGCAGGGCGGCCACCATGGCCGTGTCGAAGTCCTCGCGGCTGGCAAACCCGCGATGGTCGATGACCCGGGTGGGAATGCCCGCCTCACGTGCTTTCTCAAGCGCGCCCGCGTCGGCCTTGTTGCTGGCGACCAGCACGACCTGGGCGTCGATCTTGCCGCCGAGGCTCTGTTCGAGCAGTGATTGAAGATTGGAGCCGCGGCCGCTGGCCAGAACTCCCACACGCAACTTTGCCAAGCGATCCTCCGGACCGATCAAACCAGCAGGACGTCGCCGGCTTCTTCCTCGGATTTGATGATTTCGCCGATGACGAAGGCTTTTTCCTTGAGGCCCGAGAGACGCACCATCACTTCGTCCGTCTCTTCCTCCGGAACGATCAGCACCATGCCGATGCCGTAGTTGAAGGTGCGGTACATCTCGGCGTCCTCGATATTGCCACCCGAACGCAGGGCTTCGAACAGGGCCGATTTGGGCCAGCTGGCACATTCGATGACCGCGCGGCAGTGACGCGGCAGAACGCGCGGCACGTTTTCGGTGATGCCGCCGCCCGTGATGTGAGCGATGCCCTTGAGATTGAAATCGCGCAAGAGGTTGAGGATGGGCTTGACGTAGATGCGCGTCGGAGTCAGCAGGGCCTCGCCCAGGGGCGGTTCCACCCCGTCGAGGCGCGCGTCGAGTTGCAGCCCCATGGTTTCGAAGAACACCTTGCGTGCCAGGGAATAGCCGTTGGAGTGCAGGCCGCTGGAGGCGATGCCGATGATGCGGTCGCCCACGGTGATGGAGGAGCCGTCGATTATTTTGCTGTTGTCGACCACGCCCACGGTGAAGCCGGCCAAATCATACTCGCCTTCGGCGTAGAAGCCCGGCATCTCGGCCGTCTCGCCGCCGATGAGGGCGCATCCCGCCTCAACGCAGCCGGCGGAGATGCCCTTGACGATGTCCACCGCCTTTTCCGGCGCCAGCTTGCCCGTGGCCAGATAGTCGAGGAAGAACAGCGGCTCGGCGCCCTGCACCACGATGTCGTTGACGCACATGGCGACCAGGTCGATGCCCACCGTATCGTGCTTGTCCATCATGAAGGCCAGCTTGAGCTTGGTGCCGACGCCGTCGGTGGAGGCCACCAGGGTCGGCTTTTCGTACTTGCCGGCATTAAGCGAAAACAAACCGCCGAAGCCGCCGATATCGGTCAGCACCTCGGGGCGGCTGGTCGCCTTGACCAGGGGTTTGATCATCTGGACGAAGCGGTTGCCGGCTTCGATGTCGACGCCGGCGTCTTTGTAGGTGCTGGGACTGTTTTTTTTCAAGGGTGCAAACTCCTGGCAAAGGGAAAAACGAACCATTTTTAAATCAGCCCTTTGCCCCTTGTCAACGGCAATCTCCCCGGCTAATGCCGTAAACATTCTTTCCTTTACAGCCGCCGCCGCCCTGCATTATCATTCCGGGCAGTCCGCACTCTCCATGAACCTGATTTGACTCACAATTGTATCGATTTACCCGCCGTGGGGTCGCAGCCCCCATGGCGAGGGTGTCTGGTGCCGGGAATGGCGCCAGTCAAGCGGCCATGGATGGCGAAAAGCGCCCCTTGTCATGGGCGTTGCGACCCCGTTTCGAACAGTTACTCACAGTTTGCCG
Proteins encoded in this region:
- the purN gene encoding phosphoribosylglycinamide formyltransferase, which codes for MAKLRVGVLASGRGSNLQSLLEQSLGGKIDAQVVLVASNKADAGALEKAREAGIPTRVIDHRGFASREDFDTAMVAALREAGVELVVLAGFMRLLSKVFLEAFPQRIMNIHPSLLPAFPGLNVQRQALEYGARFSGCTVHFVDGGLDTGPIIIQAVVPILEDDSEQSLAARILAEEHRIYPRAVQLFAEGRLRVEGRRVRIAPKADPPETALVNPALPG
- a CDS encoding RelA/SpoT family protein; the encoded protein is MVRLDDILEKILSYNPSADLDAVRKAYVFSAKVHQGQTRLSGEPYLTHPMEVAFILAQLRMDVATVVTGLLHDTIEDTLTTLDEIRTIFGNEVATLVDGVTKISKMFLRSSEERQAENFRKMLIAMARDIRVILVKLADRLHNMRTLGFQAPERQLRIARETLDIYAPLANRLGISWIKSELEDLSFKHLEPAGYNELAGKVARRVKEREAYVDQVKDKIRVKLEEHGIRGEVSGRSKHLYSVYRKMERQGIDFEQVYDLIAFRVLVDSVRECYEVLGIVHSTWKPIPGRFKDYIAMPKANMYQSLHTTVIGPFNERIEVQIRTWDMHRIAEEGIAAHWKYKEGKGASTQEREERGFGWLRQLLEWQQELKDSREFMDTVKIDLFPEEVFVFTPKGEVKELPKGSTPVDFAYSVHTDVGHTCVGARVNGRLVPLKTELRNGDVIEVMTAPNHTPSKDWLKFVRTSKARNKIRQWIKSEQREKSIGIGRDLLEKELRKYGMSFNRAVASPDMARGIKELGFDQVEDVLAAIGYGKLSAGQVTARVVPQERLRGAEEQKPSRLGQVIDKIRKKPSSAIKIQGIEDIMVRFAKCCGPLPGDAVVGFITRGRGVTVHTADCPHVLEADPERRVDIEWDLKKKASRPVKMRVYCVDQKGMLAGITGAITNSEANIISASVHSSVDGKGINNFVVDVQNLEHFNKVVNALLKVKGVYKVERLRG
- the gmk gene encoding guanylate kinase, coding for MSNESKRPARGCLFIVSAPSGAGKTTLCRRLIDISPNLRHSVSFTTRPMRAGEREGVDYFFVDAEKFSRMIAAGAFAEWAEVHGNRYGTAINTLEQWLESGYDVLLDIDIQGAGQLRANLAAGEGVFVFILPPDLAELRRRLEGRGTDAPEVIERRIANAQGEIQASSGYDYVVVNDDFETALNELKSIIIAERCRATRVLPALADSFSIHV
- the rpmB gene encoding 50S ribosomal protein L28 gives rise to the protein MAKICEICGKKPSTGNNVSHAHNKTKKVWYPNLQKVKAVRGGTVRSVKVCTRCIRSGAITKAI
- a CDS encoding DUF523 domain-containing protein, with the protein product MSQPILVSACLLGLQTRYDGASKNHPGVQDWLSRHQRIPVPVCPEQLAGLPTPRSRTFFQAGAGHEVLEGSAQVVSEHGDERTAVFLRGARETLKIARLCGCRQALLKERSPSCGVHEVYCGEEKITGLGVAAALLQRSGIEVFSEEDLDAIQT
- a CDS encoding RidA family protein; its protein translation is MAIIKIETDQAPAAIGPYSQGIRAGDFVFFSGQIPLDAQSGEMVAGGIREQTEQVMANMKAALAAAGLGFSDVVKTTIYLTDLGQFALVNEIYGRFFTDPSPARATVQVAALPRGAAVEIEWVAYCGV
- the purM gene encoding phosphoribosylformylglycinamidine cyclo-ligase, with amino-acid sequence MKKNSPSTYKDAGVDIEAGNRFVQMIKPLVKATSRPEVLTDIGGFGGLFSLNAGKYEKPTLVASTDGVGTKLKLAFMMDKHDTVGIDLVAMCVNDIVVQGAEPLFFLDYLATGKLAPEKAVDIVKGISAGCVEAGCALIGGETAEMPGFYAEGEYDLAGFTVGVVDNSKIIDGSSITVGDRIIGIASSGLHSNGYSLARKVFFETMGLQLDARLDGVEPPLGEALLTPTRIYVKPILNLLRDFNLKGIAHITGGGITENVPRVLPRHCRAVIECASWPKSALFEALRSGGNIEDAEMYRTFNYGIGMVLIVPEEETDEVMVRLSGLKEKAFVIGEIIKSEEEAGDVLLV
- the rpoZ gene encoding DNA-directed RNA polymerase subunit omega, which translates into the protein MARVTVEDCLVQIPNRFLLTMVAAKRAKQLYKGGAPLTENKQNNKKIVLALREIAAGKIEYELPGRKK
- a CDS encoding YicC/YloC family endoribonuclease; translation: MKSMTGYGKGQARVGGLALTAEIKTVNHRFGDINIKAPRFLLSFDNEIKKRVGERLRRGKIDVYISQEVSESLTTVPVLNRPLAESYMDLFRKMEAWFDLRDGVPLSLLAQQRDVILMQEAAPDPEGSSQCLFAALDQALAEVERMRAVEGQATREDMETRLRLVEQLLEQIKERAPLVVEEWRQKLHQRLERLSGELEVDPQRVAQEVALFADRCDISEEVARFASHLNQFRDLLGKDEPVGRQLDFLAQELNRETNTMGSKSNDAELTRMVVQVKAELEKIREQVQNVE